ACGCATAGGGGATGACGAGAATATCCGAGAAGATGATCGCGGCGTCGAAATTGAAACGGCGGATCGGTTGCAGCGTTACTTCGGCAGCGAGTTCTGGTGTGAAGCAGAGATCGAGAAAGCCGCCGGCCCTGGCGCGAACGTCGCGGTATTCGGGCAAGTAGCGGCCGGCCTGACGCATCATCCAGAGCGGCGGAACCGCCTGCCGCCGCCCGGAAAGCACTTCCAGCAACGGTTTGATGGGTGGAGCTTGTGTCAAGCGGCATTTCCGTTTCTGGCCGACAACTATGATTGTCAGTCCTGATACACTGCTGTTACGGTCTTGGCCACGGCGAGATGCGATCTGGCAGGAAAAAGGAGATTTGCGATGAGCGCAGCCGCCCCGGCGATCACCCCTGCCGCTTCGCGTGGCGCGGACGAGTTACCCGCGCCCGTGTCCGGCCAGCGCCACGAGATCGGCAGTTCGGTTGGGAGACTGACATACTATTCAGCTACTCCCGAAACTCCTGGCGAGTTCCCACCGCTATTGCTCGTTCACAGCATCAATGCCGCGGGCTCCGCTTACGAGATCAAGCCGCTTTACGAACACTACCGCGGAAGCCGGACGGTCTACGCTTTGGAGCTTCCGGGCTTCGGTCATTCGGAGCGGGGAAAGCGCGAATACACCGTCCGCATGATGACCGACGCGATTCTGATCGCGATACGCGAGATCCAGAACGATCACGGGCGCGGCCCGGTTGACGCATTGGCGGTGTCGCTATCGTCGGAATTTCTCGCCAGGGCAGTCAGCGAGGCGCCGCTGGCGTTTCGCAGCGCAGCCTTGGTTAGCCCCACCGGTTTCAGGAGCAGCGACAAGACCACATCATGGCGCGACGGCACGCGCGGCAAGCCGTGGCTTCACGCTCTCTTCGAATTTTCTCTTTGGAGCGAAGGCTTCTTCCGCTTGCTAACCAGCCGTGCCGGAATCCGCTACTTCCTGAGCAAGACCTGGGGCTCGCGTAATATCGACGAGGGCTTGCTTGAATACGACTACCTGACGACGCGACAACCCGGCGCACAGCATGCGCCGTATTATTTCGTATCCGGATTTCTGTTCAGTGAGGACATTATTAGCATCTATCACTCGCTGACACTTCCGGTCTGGATGAGCCACGGCGTGCGCGGCGACTTCGTCGACTACTCCAACAAAACCCAGGTTGAGGGCCGCGCCAATTGGACCGTTTGCGTGTTCCCGACCGGTGCGATGCCGCATTTCGAAGCCGAGGCCGAATTCATTGCGGCCTATGACACGTTCCTTGCCGGCGTGCCGTCGGCATCGCGCGCATGAGGGTCTGCCGTGTCCGGTCTCGTTTGGAGCCGCGATGGTACGGACTGGCCCAACCGAAATGCCAGTGTGTTCGTCGAAGCGGCCGGGATCCGCTGGCATGTGCAGC
The window above is part of the Bradyrhizobium sp. PSBB068 genome. Proteins encoded here:
- a CDS encoding alpha/beta hydrolase codes for the protein MSAAAPAITPAASRGADELPAPVSGQRHEIGSSVGRLTYYSATPETPGEFPPLLLVHSINAAGSAYEIKPLYEHYRGSRTVYALELPGFGHSERGKREYTVRMMTDAILIAIREIQNDHGRGPVDALAVSLSSEFLARAVSEAPLAFRSAALVSPTGFRSSDKTTSWRDGTRGKPWLHALFEFSLWSEGFFRLLTSRAGIRYFLSKTWGSRNIDEGLLEYDYLTTRQPGAQHAPYYFVSGFLFSEDIISIYHSLTLPVWMSHGVRGDFVDYSNKTQVEGRANWTVCVFPTGAMPHFEAEAEFIAAYDTFLAGVPSASRA